A stretch of DNA from Anaerobacillus isosaccharinicus:
CATTTGTGCTGGAGGTACTTTAGGAGTGTTAATACCACCGAGTGTGCTTATCTTAGTGTATGGTCCTACAGCAGGTATATCTGTTGGTAAATTGTTTATGGCAGCAATTGTTCCAGGTTTATTATTAGCGTCTGCATATGTTATTTACGTTATTATTCGTTGTTATATGAATCCAGAGTTAGGACCTGCTCTTCCTAAAAGTGCTGTAAAAGAAGTTACAACAGGTCGTAAAATTTATTTATTTGCCACTTCTGTTTTACCGGTATCATTATTAATTCTTTCTGTATTAGGTGCCATCTTCTTAGGAATTGCTGCTCCAACAGAAGCAGCAGGTATCGGTGCATTTGCTTCTTTAATTTTAGCCGCAGCTTATCGTAATTTAACTTGGCAAAATTTAAAAGAGGCCGTTTACAGCACGATGAAAATAAGTTCAATGATATTCTTAGTTCTTATTGCAGCTGGATTCTTCACAACAATATTTATTCGAGTTGGTGGTGGCAGAGTCGTAACCGATTTTGTAACTGGGTTACCATTTCCAAGTTGGGGAATTTTAGTTGTCATGCTGTTAATAGTCTTTTTAATGGGAATGTTTATCGATTGGATTGGTACAATTATGATTGCCGTACCATTATTTACACCAATTGCAGCAAGCCTTGGCTATGATCCAATTTGGTTTGCGATGATGGTTATCGTTGTCATGCAAACGGGCTTTTTAACACCTCCATTTGCATATGCCATCTTCTACCTAAAAGGAATAGCTCCTCCAGAAGTAAAAACTGGTCATATTTATAAAGGGGTTATCCCATTTATTATTATTCAGTTTGCAGTAATTATTTTATTAGCTCTTTTCCCAGGTTTAATCACGTGGCTACCAAGTTTAATGTAATAGGGTGATCAATGTGCTACAAAACTATATAGCTATCGCCCCTCTAATTCCGGCATTACTTGGTAATCAAGGTGTCTGTGTATGGGCTCTCAAGTAGTGTAGAAAATCTACAACGGTTAGCAGATAAACTTTAAAAACGAAAATAATGATATCTATGTGATAGAAAGGGTGTGTAATTTTGAATAAGTTATATACATCTTACGAAGAAGCAGTAGATTCGATTCAAAACGGTGCAGTATTAATGGTTGGCGGATTCGGTTTATGTGGGATCCCAGAAATTTTAATTTTAGCATTAGCTCACAAAGGAGTAAGAGACTTAACAATTATTTCCAATAATTGTGGTGTTGACGATTGGGGATTAGGAATTTTACTTCAAAATCGTCAGATCAAAAAAATTGTTGCTTCATATGTAGGGGAAAACAAAGAGTTTGAAAGACAGTATTTAGCAGGAGAGGTTGAGGTAGTATTAATGCCACAAGGAACCTTAGCAGAAAAAATTCGTGCAGGTGGAGCAGGTATTCCTGCTTTTTATACACCAGCTGGAGTTGGAACACCGATTGCTGATGGAAAGGAGATTCGCAATTTTAACGGAAAAGATTACGTTCTTGAAGAAGCTTTAATGGCTGATTTTAGCTTAATCAAGGGCTGGAAAGCAGACAACTACGGAAATATCATTTATAACAAAACAGCTCGAAACTTTAACCCGATGATTGCGGCAGCTGGGAAGGTTACTATTGCTGAGGTAGAGGAAATTGTTGAAGTTGGTCAATTAAATCCAGATCATATTCATACACCAAGTATTTATGTTCAAAAAGTATTAAAAGGAAATTTTGAAAAGCGGATTGAACGTAAAACGATTCAAGTATAAGGGGGAATGAAAGTGAAACTAACGAGAGAACAAATTGCTCAAAGGGCTGAAAAAGAAGTTCAAGATGGTTTCTATGTGAACTTAGGAATAGGGATGCCAACATTAGTAGCAAATTATATTTCTTCCAATAAAACTGTTATTTTACAATCAGAAAATGGACTACTAGGAATCGGTCCATATCCTGCTGAAGACCAAGTAGATCCAGACTTAATTAATGCCGGTAAAGAAACGGTAACGGAAATTAACGGTGCAGCTTACTTTGATAGTGCAGAATCGTTTGCCATGATTAGAGGTGGTCATATTGATTTAGCTATTTTAGGAGCTATGGAAGTTTCGAAAGATGGAGATTTAGCAAACTGGATGATTCCTGGGAAGCTAGTAAAAGGAATGGGGGGGGCTATGGACCTCGTTCACGGCGCAAAAAGAATTGTTGTCATTATGGACCATGTTAATAAACATGGTGAATCAAAAATTTTAAACAAATGTACATTACCGTTAACGGGAAAACAAGTTGTTCAACGAATCATTACAGACCGTGCTGTTCTAGATGTAACACCTGAAGGACTAAAGCTAATTGAAGTAGCTGAAGGTTTTACAGTAGAAGATATCCAATCATGTACAGAACCGGAGTTAATTATTGCAGAAACACTTCAAAAAATATAACTCTAGTAAATCACCAAAATAAGAATGAGGTGGTCTTACTTGGGACTAAAAAAGGTAGCTAAAAAGAAAACGTATGAACTAATTGTAGAAGAGATAAAAACTCTAATTCAAAATGAAGAACTTAATTCAGGGCAACGATTGCCAACAATCAAAAAATTAGCAGAGAATTATAATGTTGGGCAAGCATCGATAAGAGAGACATTAGTTGCTCTAGAGGTTGAAGGAATTATTCAAAGACGGAATTGTCGAGTGTATGAAATAGTCTAACCTTTCGACAAATCTATAAAGAGATAGCCAAGAACAGGATTACTTGGCTATCGAGTTGAATCTTTACCTTACACAATCAAAATGTGTAGTAAGGATTTTTTTTTTTTTAATAGTTTCAAATAGGTGTGCAAATATAGGACAAGGAAAATCTTTTCGACAGTTGTAATTGTTTAGGGTTTTGTGAAACGAATTATACTTAAGCGCCTTATTTTCACAACAACTCAGTTATACTTGAAATAATATTTCCTCGACGATACAAAAACTCTCCAACTAGCCACAATAAAATGACGGTTGTCATTAGTATTAGAGCAACAGCTCGTTTTCTACTTGCTTCAATTCCCTTCATCGTTTTAAAGTGCTTTGAAAACTGAAACAAAAAGCCAACGAAAATAAAGGAAAGAAGAGGAATGCCGAGAATAACTAAACTATGGATGGAACGAATATGATAGTGTAAAACAGCGAGTTCTTGTTTATTTTCACTATTGATTTCAAATTCAAATAATTCCTTATTAAAAACACCATGTTCAATGAGCACTGTACCATCAATTTCTTGGAAGGTGTAATTACTAGGGAAAATATTTAATAGCACAATTGGAACATATAGCATGGTTAGAACGACAAAGTACGTCAAACTAATCCTAAGCCAAACACTGTAATCGCCTTTCAAAGATAAACACTTCCTTTCCTACAAAGAATACCATTTCTTGTTCAAAATGTTTAGTAGTAACCGTATCTCTTGATTTTATAAGTGTGTTAGTTATGATGGAAATATTAAGTAATCTATTTTAGAGGTGAGTGCAAAGATGAATTCGTATTTTTTTACAGGATTTCCTGGTTTTCTTGCAACATCACTAGTAAAAAGAATTATTGAGACAAAAACTGGTATTCATCATTTTTACCTTCTTGTTCTACCGCATTTTATTGAAAAAGCGGAGCAAGAAGTAAAAAAAATAGTAGAAGGAACTGATCTTACTACTAGTCATTTTACAATTATTCCTGGTGACATTACAAAAGTAAATTTAAAGCTTCCAATTAAATTGATTGATCAGCTTGAAGAAGAGCTCACTCATATTTTTCATTTAGCAGCCATTTATGATTTAGCCGTTCCAAAAGATTTGGCTT
This window harbors:
- a CDS encoding TRAP transporter large permease, whose product is MSPELITLLMLGTLIILIVLGYPIAFVLGGVATIFGLVFVGPNVINFFMLKMYGTLSDYVLIAIPLFIFMGAIIEKSGLAMRLYDAMHILMGRLRGGLLIATIITCTIFAAATGVIGASVVTMGLLALPAMMKYKYDIPMATGSICAGGTLGVLIPPSVLILVYGPTAGISVGKLFMAAIVPGLLLASAYVIYVIIRCYMNPELGPALPKSAVKEVTTGRKIYLFATSVLPVSLLILSVLGAIFLGIAAPTEAAGIGAFASLILAAAYRNLTWQNLKEAVYSTMKISSMIFLVLIAAGFFTTIFIRVGGGRVVTDFVTGLPFPSWGILVVMLLIVFLMGMFIDWIGTIMIAVPLFTPIAASLGYDPIWFAMMVIVVMQTGFLTPPFAYAIFYLKGIAPPEVKTGHIYKGVIPFIIIQFAVIILLALFPGLITWLPSLM
- a CDS encoding CoA transferase subunit A, encoding MNKLYTSYEEAVDSIQNGAVLMVGGFGLCGIPEILILALAHKGVRDLTIISNNCGVDDWGLGILLQNRQIKKIVASYVGENKEFERQYLAGEVEVVLMPQGTLAEKIRAGGAGIPAFYTPAGVGTPIADGKEIRNFNGKDYVLEEALMADFSLIKGWKADNYGNIIYNKTARNFNPMIAAAGKVTIAEVEEIVEVGQLNPDHIHTPSIYVQKVLKGNFEKRIERKTIQV
- a CDS encoding CoA transferase subunit B — encoded protein: MKLTREQIAQRAEKEVQDGFYVNLGIGMPTLVANYISSNKTVILQSENGLLGIGPYPAEDQVDPDLINAGKETVTEINGAAYFDSAESFAMIRGGHIDLAILGAMEVSKDGDLANWMIPGKLVKGMGGAMDLVHGAKRIVVIMDHVNKHGESKILNKCTLPLTGKQVVQRIITDRAVLDVTPEGLKLIEVAEGFTVEDIQSCTEPELIIAETLQKI
- a CDS encoding FadR/GntR family transcriptional regulator, yielding MGLKKVAKKKTYELIVEEIKTLIQNEELNSGQRLPTIKKLAENYNVGQASIRETLVALEVEGIIQRRNCRVYEIV